One window from the genome of Bacillus rossius redtenbacheri isolate Brsri chromosome 12, Brsri_v3, whole genome shotgun sequence encodes:
- the LOC134537343 gene encoding tRNA wybutosine-synthesizing protein 3 homolog isoform X2: MTPETFKHHKDQVLQGVDLSRKGCVDEPIKQLVEFINGLEDFVTTSSCSGRAILFCEGGSNKKGCRWLYTSHGAAEEGTLVASANPAHGSLVLKYEPLILHVQCLSVERAKTMAPHVRLGLGLQELWHNHRQEREGDAGRPQLHRAGGSSVGRRAAHGDRGVPEVFNKKSERESERKHNSFRAIFS; this comes from the exons A TGACTCCTGAAACGTTTAAGCACCACAAAGACCAAGTTCTTCAGGGAGTCGATCTGAGCCGCAAAGGTTGTGTTGACGAGCCTATCAAACAGCTGGTGGAATTTATAAATGGCCTAGAAGACTTTGTTACTACAAGCTCGTGCTCAGGCAGAGCCATTCTCTTCTGTGAG GGCGGGAGCAACAAGAAGGGCTGTAGGTGGCTGTACACGAGCCACGGCGCGGCGGAGGAAGGCACGCTCGTGGCGAGTGCGAACCCAGCGCACGGCAGCCTCGTGCTCAAGTACGAGCCGCTCATCCTCCACGTCCAGTGCCTCAGCGTGGAGCGCGCAAAGACGATGGCAC CACACGTGCGCCTTGGACTCGGGCTTCAGGAACTCTGGCATAACCATCGGCAAGAACGGGAAGGTGACGCTGGCCGTCCGCAGCTGCATCGGGCTGGAGGCTCCTCTGTCGGAAGACGGGCAGCTCATGGTGACCGAGGAG TACCTGAAGTTTTTAACAAGAAAAGTGAACGAGAAAGTGAAAGAAAACACAATTCGTTCAGAGCGATTTTTTCATAA
- the LOC134537343 gene encoding tRNA wybutosine-synthesizing protein 3 homolog isoform X1 → MTPETFKHHKDQVLQGVDLSRKGCVDEPIKQLVEFINGLEDFVTTSSCSGRAILFCEGGSNKKGCRWLYTSHGAAEEGTLVASANPAHGSLVLKYEPLILHVQCLSVERAKTMHTCALDSGFRNSGITIGKNGKVTLAVRSCIGLEAPLSEDGQLMVTEEYLKFLTRKVNEKVKENTIRSERFFHNLKRVFNGTVCDILT, encoded by the exons A TGACTCCTGAAACGTTTAAGCACCACAAAGACCAAGTTCTTCAGGGAGTCGATCTGAGCCGCAAAGGTTGTGTTGACGAGCCTATCAAACAGCTGGTGGAATTTATAAATGGCCTAGAAGACTTTGTTACTACAAGCTCGTGCTCAGGCAGAGCCATTCTCTTCTGTGAG GGCGGGAGCAACAAGAAGGGCTGTAGGTGGCTGTACACGAGCCACGGCGCGGCGGAGGAAGGCACGCTCGTGGCGAGTGCGAACCCAGCGCACGGCAGCCTCGTGCTCAAGTACGAGCCGCTCATCCTCCACGTCCAGTGCCTCAGCGTGGAGCGCGCAAAGACGATG CACACGTGCGCCTTGGACTCGGGCTTCAGGAACTCTGGCATAACCATCGGCAAGAACGGGAAGGTGACGCTGGCCGTCCGCAGCTGCATCGGGCTGGAGGCTCCTCTGTCGGAAGACGGGCAGCTCATGGTGACCGAGGAG TACCTGAAGTTTTTAACAAGAAAAGTGAACGAGAAAGTGAAAGAAAACACAATTCGTTCAGAGCGATTTTTTCATAACCTGAAGAGGGTTTTTAATGGTACAGTGTGTGATATTTTAACTTAA